The Vallitalea longa genome includes a window with the following:
- a CDS encoding xylulokinase, with product MNLKYVIAHDVGTSSCKTVLVDTLGNTICKSSNSYPVDVPHPNWVEQNPTDYYEAAVKGSKNVLNESRISPTDVVGIVFTTQAMGIIPIDKHNRVLRPNITWVDGRAEKQAKKIMKKLMGEKLFKKIVGIELVGKDVIPKLLWIKEYEPTIYNETEYFLDVNGYLKFRTTGKKVTEYSGACSYGFDLKKKDWMRFIIKAAGIDIHKLPPLVSSIDNVGGLTEEAAKAMGLVEGTPVFGGCDDTQSAAIGSSAVEEGEAHIYLGTSAWVCVTTKKNLKFKHAAVCLQSGDPNMNIVVGIIESAGSCIKWIADEFYKHEQNDPNIKNIYELMDEDVKKVPAGSDYLICTPWMRGERCPVSTTTTRATLFNITHEHTREHMMRSVYEGVAYNLRWIIENFIKDFSFNITDLKIIGGGALDKQWMQIISDITKKKIQVTNNPQMCGALGAAMCAFVGLGIYKDFAEIKKIIYPQNTYLPDTNNFQQYDKLFNSYKSIYYSLKKTYSEINSWRF from the coding sequence GTGAACTTAAAATATGTCATTGCTCATGACGTAGGAACCAGTTCATGTAAAACAGTTCTAGTTGATACATTAGGAAATACTATCTGCAAATCCTCTAACAGTTATCCTGTTGATGTTCCCCATCCTAACTGGGTTGAACAGAATCCCACTGATTATTATGAAGCAGCTGTAAAAGGTAGTAAAAATGTTCTTAATGAATCAAGAATTTCTCCTACAGATGTTGTAGGAATTGTTTTCACTACTCAAGCAATGGGTATCATTCCTATTGATAAACATAACCGAGTACTTCGTCCTAACATTACTTGGGTAGATGGAAGAGCTGAAAAACAAGCTAAAAAAATCATGAAAAAACTTATGGGGGAAAAATTATTCAAAAAAATTGTTGGTATTGAATTAGTTGGTAAAGATGTAATTCCAAAATTGCTATGGATAAAAGAATACGAACCAACTATCTACAATGAAACAGAATATTTTCTTGATGTTAACGGTTACCTAAAATTCAGGACCACAGGTAAAAAAGTGACGGAATACTCTGGAGCCTGTTCTTATGGGTTTGATCTCAAGAAAAAAGATTGGATGAGATTCATCATAAAAGCAGCAGGAATCGACATCCATAAGCTTCCACCTCTCGTAAGTTCTATTGACAATGTAGGTGGTCTAACAGAAGAAGCTGCAAAAGCCATGGGACTTGTAGAAGGTACTCCTGTATTCGGAGGCTGTGATGATACCCAAAGCGCAGCAATAGGTTCTAGTGCTGTAGAAGAAGGAGAAGCCCACATATATCTTGGTACATCTGCATGGGTATGTGTAACCACTAAGAAAAACCTGAAATTCAAACATGCAGCAGTCTGTTTGCAAAGTGGTGATCCAAATATGAATATTGTAGTAGGCATAATAGAATCTGCCGGCTCATGTATCAAATGGATTGCAGACGAATTCTATAAGCACGAACAGAATGACCCTAATATCAAAAACATATATGAATTAATGGACGAAGATGTCAAGAAAGTTCCCGCTGGTTCCGATTACCTTATATGCACACCTTGGATGCGTGGAGAACGTTGTCCCGTCAGTACAACTACTACAAGAGCTACTCTATTCAATATTACTCATGAACATACCCGTGAACATATGATGCGTTCTGTTTACGAAGGTGTCGCCTATAATCTAAGATGGATAATAGAAAACTTCATAAAAGATTTTTCTTTTAATATAACTGATCTTAAGATAATAGGTGGTGGTGCTTTAGATAAACAATGGATGCAAATCATCTCAGATATCACCAAAAAGAAAATTCAAGTAACTAACAATCCTCAGATGTGTGGTGCTCTTGGCGCTGCAATGTGTGCATTCGTCGGTCTTGGAATCTACAAAGATTTTGCAGAAATCAAGAAAATCATTTATCCTCAAAATACATACCTTCCTGACACTAATAATTTTCAACAATATGATAAGCTTTTTAATTCATACAAATCTATATATTACTCACTTAAGAAAACTTACAGTGAAATTAATTCTTGGAGATTCTAA